In Exiguobacterium sibiricum 7-3, a genomic segment contains:
- a CDS encoding ABC transporter permease: MLKFIWNSWWRNKERFILLLVGVLIVSTGLSYLIGTTQANNGTVVDELQKRWGSSYDIVVRPPDSRSVTEDLKLLEPNYMSGLDGGITMKQYKTIEQINDIEVAAPIAMIGNYYADAQIGTYDFKEQGIYKVTIQDVQDTGLQQEQQTNSYFLGAGWSPSESDGLNRDLSPQELGKQPLMEFGSATMLAGIDPEAEARLVGLDQATKKATHSRYFTKDDIATDNGDDVWNIPLILNSHEYVDAYRKYRYEKVDVPLVNDSMTETVQDIMKKGGKSYLKTLPVQPAKVYKITTNETSKKLVNDILKGTVPSKPAGSFDWMYLKPSSVEYQALASPFATRWPFAYQVTPQEVPEDVQLAKRTMYRKVRSFGDTSINLNSVPKMNLKFIGVFDPQKLNISKDPLTELPMETYFPAKAQWVMDKNERPVNPIRDVKPTNDPYDFLTKPPSMLTTLDAAFKLRGDKAISAIRINVKGVETMNATSEKKLQAVAQEIEDKTGLITDVTLGSSPQLALTYLPGLKNESALGWVQQPWIKLGSSMAIFQEAKVGMSGVIASVIAVALVYVFSSNIILLYARKKEFAILLSLGWRPRQLSKLLFLEATLLGTFVALISWTILGSFWLTTDHPIALVRILSIGLAGLLIYWGGTLVPMALIRRIQAFESMRSGEVSKGRRFVRSQSVFGMSLNQLFTYWQRTLLSIVAIALPTSLFIFFLFVTFRLKGVLYATWLGEYVALEVGTMHYVAMAVALLIAILTTTEIMWQNVNERKPQLAVLKATGWRDGWIRLLVLTEGMLTGLFAGVIGLLLALAMIGYVYNQFPVNELLFLSVMLFIPVVTGVLGALLPAQRAVRITPNAAIGSVSVNTQATERRFKLALGTIGVVLAAGVSSLFLFAANEDITQAPKQTQDKSFAVQTTGTKIADLKQTESKKTAAVSQSETDKKIKKLMKKGMVQTTPGGERINNQFFYVDPLIETPKELDLKEKPGYRFVTVPAIMQDNQDSSIKGAKSIYRPSTYAMTAPDGKEYLSVDYVNHNEKAWKFSYQYFPPEKSRVDLVYQVPEDEKVLVLYASDSAFPRTVTVKIELPPVAKALTDQEEQAVKQMMNKGVVKTYPGDPLQKKAVFHVDSLLPNPPKELKLKPRSGYQLVTLPLIFQDTYYDYDGSSVNYRPNTFTLQAPDGTEYEQIDYVNRNEKAWKSGFQYYPPFRSRVDFVYEVPDDQSVFVMYASSEAFPKPTTVKVELD; encoded by the coding sequence ATGCTTAAATTCATCTGGAATTCCTGGTGGCGTAACAAGGAGCGGTTCATCCTGCTCCTCGTCGGTGTCCTGATTGTCAGCACCGGACTCAGTTATCTGATTGGGACGACGCAGGCGAACAACGGTACCGTCGTTGATGAACTGCAAAAGCGCTGGGGCTCGTCTTACGACATCGTCGTCCGGCCGCCGGACAGCCGCAGTGTAACGGAAGACTTGAAGCTGCTTGAGCCAAACTATATGAGCGGTCTCGACGGCGGCATCACAATGAAACAGTACAAGACGATTGAACAGATAAACGATATTGAAGTCGCGGCTCCGATCGCGATGATCGGGAATTATTATGCGGATGCCCAGATTGGGACATACGATTTTAAAGAGCAAGGCATCTATAAAGTCACGATTCAAGATGTTCAGGATACCGGTTTACAGCAAGAACAACAGACGAACTCTTACTTTTTAGGTGCCGGATGGTCTCCTTCCGAAAGCGATGGCCTGAATCGTGATCTTTCGCCGCAAGAGTTGGGAAAACAACCACTCATGGAGTTCGGTAGCGCAACGATGCTCGCCGGAATCGATCCAGAAGCAGAAGCCCGGCTCGTCGGTCTCGATCAAGCGACGAAAAAAGCGACACACAGCCGCTATTTCACAAAAGACGATATCGCGACAGACAACGGAGATGATGTATGGAACATCCCGTTGATTTTAAACAGTCATGAATACGTCGATGCCTACCGGAAGTATCGCTACGAAAAAGTCGATGTTCCCTTAGTTAATGATTCGATGACCGAGACCGTCCAAGACATTATGAAAAAAGGCGGGAAATCGTATCTGAAGACGCTTCCGGTCCAACCTGCGAAAGTCTATAAGATTACGACAAATGAAACCTCTAAAAAACTGGTCAACGACATCTTAAAAGGCACGGTTCCGTCTAAACCAGCTGGAAGCTTCGACTGGATGTACTTGAAGCCCTCCTCCGTCGAATACCAGGCGCTCGCGAGTCCGTTCGCTACACGATGGCCGTTTGCCTATCAGGTCACACCACAGGAAGTGCCGGAAGATGTTCAATTGGCCAAACGAACGATGTACCGAAAAGTCCGGTCGTTTGGAGATACGTCTATCAATTTAAATTCCGTACCGAAGATGAATTTAAAGTTCATCGGTGTGTTCGATCCACAAAAACTGAACATTTCGAAGGATCCATTGACTGAGCTTCCGATGGAGACGTACTTCCCGGCGAAGGCCCAATGGGTCATGGACAAAAACGAACGACCCGTTAATCCCATCCGTGACGTCAAGCCGACAAATGATCCGTATGACTTCCTGACGAAACCGCCGTCGATGTTGACGACACTGGATGCGGCGTTCAAGCTCCGCGGCGACAAAGCCATCTCGGCCATCCGGATCAACGTCAAAGGGGTCGAAACGATGAATGCGACGAGCGAAAAAAAATTGCAGGCTGTCGCTCAAGAGATTGAAGACAAGACGGGACTGATTACCGATGTGACACTCGGGTCCTCGCCGCAACTCGCCCTGACCTATCTGCCCGGCTTAAAAAATGAATCGGCTTTAGGTTGGGTTCAGCAACCATGGATCAAACTCGGTTCCTCGATGGCGATTTTTCAAGAGGCGAAAGTCGGCATGAGCGGTGTCATCGCGAGTGTGATTGCGGTCGCGCTCGTTTATGTCTTCAGCTCGAACATCATCTTGCTCTATGCCCGCAAAAAAGAGTTTGCGATTTTACTGTCGCTCGGTTGGCGTCCGCGTCAGTTGTCGAAGCTGCTGTTTTTAGAGGCAACATTGCTCGGAACGTTTGTCGCCCTGATTTCCTGGACGATCCTCGGTTCGTTCTGGCTGACGACGGATCATCCGATCGCTCTCGTGCGGATTCTGTCGATCGGACTCGCCGGTCTGTTGATTTACTGGGGCGGCACGCTCGTCCCGATGGCTCTGATCCGCCGCATCCAGGCGTTTGAAAGCATGCGCTCCGGTGAAGTCTCAAAAGGTCGCCGTTTCGTCCGCTCCCAGTCCGTTTTCGGGATGAGTCTTAATCAGCTGTTCACGTACTGGCAACGGACGTTGCTGTCAATCGTCGCGATTGCCCTGCCGACCAGTCTGTTCATCTTCTTCCTGTTCGTGACGTTCCGACTGAAAGGTGTCTTGTATGCGACCTGGCTCGGCGAGTACGTCGCGCTTGAAGTCGGGACGATGCATTACGTCGCGATGGCGGTCGCCCTCTTGATCGCAATCCTGACGACAACGGAAATCATGTGGCAAAACGTCAATGAGCGGAAACCGCAACTCGCCGTCTTAAAAGCAACCGGTTGGCGCGACGGCTGGATCCGGCTGCTTGTCCTGACGGAAGGCATGTTGACCGGGTTATTCGCCGGTGTCATCGGTCTCTTACTTGCGCTCGCCATGATTGGATACGTCTATAACCAGTTCCCGGTCAATGAGCTGTTGTTCCTCAGTGTGATGCTGTTCATCCCGGTCGTGACCGGAGTGCTCGGTGCGCTGTTGCCGGCACAACGGGCCGTCCGGATTACGCCGAATGCAGCGATCGGCAGTGTCTCCGTCAATACCCAGGCGACGGAACGCCGTTTTAAACTGGCCCTTGGCACGATCGGCGTCGTCTTAGCCGCTGGCGTCTCCAGCCTGTTCCTGTTTGCTGCAAACGAAGACATCACGCAAGCACCAAAACAGACGCAGGATAAATCGTTTGCCGTTCAAACGACCGGTACGAAAATCGCTGATTTAAAACAGACCGAGTCGAAGAAAACAGCGGCCGTTTCTCAGTCGGAAACCGACAAAAAAATCAAGAAGCTGATGAAAAAAGGTATGGTGCAGACGACTCCAGGCGGCGAACGGATCAATAATCAGTTCTTTTATGTCGATCCGCTGATCGAGACACCAAAAGAGCTCGATTTAAAAGAAAAACCCGGTTACCGTTTTGTAACGGTTCCGGCGATTATGCAGGATAATCAGGATTCCTCAATAAAAGGTGCCAAGTCCATCTATCGGCCAAGCACCTATGCGATGACCGCTCCTGATGGAAAGGAATATTTGTCGGTTGATTATGTCAATCATAATGAAAAAGCCTGGAAATTCAGTTATCAGTATTTTCCGCCTGAAAAATCACGCGTCGATCTCGTCTATCAAGTACCGGAAGACGAAAAAGTATTGGTTCTGTATGCATCAGATAGTGCGTTCCCGAGAACGGTCACCGTCAAAATCGAATTGCCTCCGGTAGCAAAGGCTTTGACGGATCAAGAAGAACAAGCCGTCAAACAGATGATGAATAAAGGTGTCGTCAAGACCTATCCCGGTGATCCGCTTCAGAAAAAAGCAGTGTTTCATGTCGATAGCCTGTTGCCGAATCCACCGAAAGAGTTGAAATTAAAACCGCGGAGCGGTTACCAATTGGTCACGTTGCCGTTGATTTTTCAGGATACGTATTACGATTATGACGGAAGTTCCGTGAATTACCGTCCGAATACGTTCACGCTGCAAGCACCGGACGGAACCGAGTATGAACAAATCGATTACGTCAACCGAAATGAAAAAGCGTGGAAAAGTGGATTCCAGTATTATCCTCCGTTTCGTTCGCGAGTCGATTTTGTTTATGAAGTACCGGATGATCAGTCTGTTTTCGTCATGTATGCGTCAAGTGAAGCGTTCCCGAAACCAACAACCGTCAAAGTCGAACTGGACTAA
- a CDS encoding DMT family transporter has product MIGTIRTKGGLLILAIIIGLIIGILVPVQTSVNTRLRGIVGSPFLASLLSFSIGTVFLIVLTLFVEQNFRLNPGVWSEPGWIWIGGVLGVIFLTGNILLFPRIGGVQTVIMPIFGQVLMGLLIDNFGWFSTAVTPLSSTRLLGAGFVLLGVVGTVALGDWLTKRRHPEQAKPVDPTIYGWRIMGVVMGMMSAAQAAINGHLGVVLDSAIKAALISFIVGTVTLLLVNLIVRTKWQFDRSLPTPWWIWIGGLIGALFIAGNAVIVPLVGAGAAVVIVTIGLLTGSLLIDRFGLFGAAKAPVTGVQLVSLGLMIVGIVLIRL; this is encoded by the coding sequence ATGATAGGAACGATTCGTACAAAAGGAGGGCTTCTTATTCTTGCCATTATCATTGGATTAATCATCGGGATCCTCGTTCCCGTTCAAACGAGTGTCAACACACGCTTACGCGGCATTGTCGGCTCGCCGTTCCTTGCCTCTCTGCTATCGTTCAGCATCGGGACGGTTTTTTTGATCGTACTGACGCTGTTCGTTGAACAGAATTTCCGTCTGAATCCGGGTGTCTGGTCGGAACCCGGCTGGATTTGGATCGGCGGCGTGCTCGGTGTCATTTTCTTGACTGGGAACATTCTGTTGTTTCCGCGAATCGGCGGTGTCCAGACAGTCATTATGCCGATTTTCGGTCAGGTCTTAATGGGCCTGTTGATTGACAACTTCGGTTGGTTTTCGACCGCCGTCACACCACTGTCGTCGACGCGACTACTCGGCGCTGGATTTGTGCTGCTCGGTGTCGTCGGTACCGTTGCACTCGGTGACTGGCTTACAAAACGCCGGCATCCGGAACAAGCGAAGCCGGTCGATCCAACGATCTACGGCTGGCGGATCATGGGTGTCGTCATGGGGATGATGAGTGCCGCTCAAGCCGCGATCAACGGCCACCTCGGAGTTGTACTCGATTCCGCCATTAAAGCAGCATTGATTTCCTTTATCGTCGGTACGGTGACCTTGTTGCTTGTCAATCTAATCGTCCGGACGAAGTGGCAGTTTGACCGGTCACTCCCGACACCATGGTGGATTTGGATCGGCGGCTTGATCGGTGCTTTGTTCATCGCCGGGAATGCCGTCATCGTGCCGCTGGTCGGAGCGGGTGCCGCTGTCGTTATCGTGACGATCGGTCTGTTGACCGGCAGTCTGTTAATTGACCGGTTCGGATTGTTTGGCGCAGCGAAAGCGCCAGTCACAGGTGTTCAACTGGTCAGCCTCGGGCTGATGATTGTCGGCATCGTGCTGATCCGGCTCTAA
- a CDS encoding putative quinol monooxygenase, giving the protein MYYGLWTKFTTQAGEGQRLVDLLLEAATSLRDVSDCKQYVVSTTEESDTVIVREIWTDQAAHTASLQLPATRQLIEQARPILLHVERVLEDQPHGGKGLV; this is encoded by the coding sequence ATGTACTATGGATTATGGACAAAGTTTACGACGCAAGCCGGTGAGGGACAACGATTGGTAGACTTACTGTTAGAGGCAGCAACTTCCTTACGGGATGTCTCGGATTGTAAGCAGTATGTCGTCAGCACGACTGAAGAATCCGATACCGTAATAGTCCGGGAGATTTGGACGGACCAAGCGGCACATACAGCGTCATTGCAACTGCCGGCGACGAGACAGTTGATTGAACAGGCGCGACCGATTCTGTTACATGTCGAACGGGTGCTTGAAGATCAGCCGCATGGGGGCAAAGGATTGGTATAA
- a CDS encoding ABC transporter permease, which produces MSYVQLATSLIFIAIPLILAFTLKLGLEKDILIATVRSIIQLLIIGYILTFVFESDSPIYILLMILLMIGAATLNVIRKGDGIPEIQWIVLATLISVEVLTMGLMLGLNIIPFEAQQVIPISGMVIGNCMILSLLFLNKFKDEVERSDEVIELILSLGGDTKTAIDTSLKGAIRTSMIPTIEAQKTMGLVQLPGMMSGLIIGGADPMEAVLYQLLILFLLLTTAAASAVLVGYMSYRKLFNEKSQFIGLTYRKDTRN; this is translated from the coding sequence ATGAGTTACGTCCAACTGGCAACTTCCCTGATTTTCATCGCGATACCACTGATTCTCGCCTTTACGCTGAAACTTGGGCTTGAAAAAGATATCTTAATTGCGACCGTCCGCTCGATCATTCAACTGCTGATCATCGGGTATATCCTGACATTCGTTTTTGAGAGCGACAGTCCGATTTACATCCTGTTGATGATTCTGTTGATGATTGGTGCCGCGACGCTGAACGTCATCCGCAAGGGCGACGGCATCCCGGAGATCCAGTGGATTGTTCTCGCGACGCTGATTTCGGTCGAAGTCCTGACGATGGGACTGATGCTCGGACTGAACATCATTCCGTTTGAAGCCCAGCAAGTCATCCCGATCAGCGGGATGGTCATCGGGAACTGTATGATTCTGTCACTGTTATTTCTCAATAAGTTCAAGGACGAGGTCGAACGCAGCGACGAAGTGATTGAATTGATTTTATCCCTCGGCGGTGATACGAAAACGGCGATTGATACGAGTCTGAAAGGCGCGATCCGGACGAGTATGATTCCGACGATTGAAGCGCAAAAGACGATGGGCCTCGTCCAACTGCCGGGCATGATGAGCGGTCTGATCATCGGCGGGGCCGATCCGATGGAAGCCGTTCTGTATCAACTGCTGATTTTATTCCTGTTGCTGACGACAGCAGCGGCGTCGGCTGTCCTCGTCGGATACATGTCGTACCGGAAATTGTTTAATGAGAAATCACAGTTCATCGGTCTGACGTACCGAAAAGACACGCGCAACTAA
- a CDS encoding ABC transporter ATP-binding protein — translation MSIITFEDVQYKHILRGISGAFTEGKITTLVGPSGAGKSTCLKQINGLISPGSGRIRYRGEDLEQMNLVELRKQIGMAFQSAPMLPGSVLDNLSLPKTIFHETLVPDEAKRLLEQVDLHVDLKQPVKELSGGERSRLAIARTLVNRPDVLLLDEITASLDFRMVKEIEQLIQRLQRELQVTVIWITHDLDQARRVSEEVWFLKDGQLLEQGDVSLLEPDGARSDIQAFLKGELS, via the coding sequence GTGTCGATCATTACCTTTGAAGACGTGCAGTACAAACACATACTCCGTGGCATCTCGGGTGCGTTTACGGAAGGGAAAATCACGACGCTCGTCGGACCAAGCGGTGCCGGCAAATCGACGTGCTTAAAACAAATCAACGGACTGATTTCCCCGGGCAGCGGACGGATTCGTTACCGCGGCGAGGACTTGGAACAGATGAACCTTGTCGAACTGCGGAAACAAATCGGGATGGCGTTTCAAAGTGCGCCGATGTTGCCGGGGTCCGTCCTGGATAATCTCAGTTTGCCGAAAACGATTTTCCACGAGACCTTGGTACCGGACGAAGCAAAGCGACTGCTGGAACAAGTCGACCTCCATGTCGACTTAAAGCAGCCGGTCAAAGAGTTGTCAGGCGGTGAACGGAGCCGGCTTGCGATTGCCCGGACGCTCGTCAATCGACCGGATGTCTTGTTGCTCGACGAAATCACGGCCAGTCTTGATTTTCGGATGGTCAAGGAAATCGAACAGCTGATTCAGCGCCTGCAACGCGAGCTTCAGGTGACCGTCATCTGGATCACGCATGATCTCGATCAGGCACGCCGGGTCAGTGAAGAGGTCTGGTTCTTAAAAGACGGTCAATTGCTTGAGCAGGGGGACGTTTCGTTGCTTGAGCCGGACGGAGCACGTTCGGACATTCAGGCGTTCCTAAAGGGGGAATTGTCATGA
- a CDS encoding YciI family protein, with protein MLFLFIGYYDAEKMNQSSQQELDAVMERCNPPLETFFTKLNVLYEWHPGAETKRARLFDGQIQHQDGPDPDKTEQIGSLIVFEADDMEQAVDLALLHPTTQLPEAQKYGWRMEVRPLIDPKEAK; from the coding sequence ATGTTATTTCTATTCATCGGTTATTACGATGCAGAAAAGATGAATCAGTCCTCGCAACAAGAGCTCGATGCCGTCATGGAACGGTGTAATCCACCGCTCGAGACCTTTTTTACGAAGCTCAACGTTTTGTATGAATGGCATCCGGGAGCCGAAACGAAACGGGCCCGGCTTTTCGACGGTCAGATTCAGCATCAGGACGGACCGGACCCGGACAAAACGGAACAGATCGGCAGTCTGATCGTGTTTGAAGCGGATGATATGGAACAGGCGGTCGACTTGGCATTGCTTCATCCGACGACCCAGTTACCGGAAGCACAGAAGTACGGCTGGCGGATGGAAGTGCGGCCGCTGATTGATCCGAAAGAAGCAAAATAG
- a CDS encoding GNAT family N-acetyltransferase — MQIVETTDLDTLARLNRYVHEPHVAQQPDFFKPYDFATVRAFFAKIVGTGNHQFLIAELDGEAIGYVWIEYLRRPESAFQFAHSKARVHHLCIVDDKQQQGFGRQLLLEVERRALEQDIHKIDLDYWMSNDGVDVFYERLGFEKMRQVVAKSFN; from the coding sequence ATGCAGATTGTCGAGACAACGGACCTGGATACATTAGCTAGGCTGAATCGCTACGTCCATGAGCCGCACGTCGCGCAGCAGCCGGACTTCTTTAAACCGTACGACTTTGCGACGGTCCGGGCATTTTTTGCGAAAATCGTCGGAACCGGGAACCATCAGTTTTTGATTGCCGAACTCGACGGAGAAGCGATCGGCTACGTCTGGATCGAATACCTGCGCCGTCCGGAAAGTGCCTTTCAGTTTGCCCATTCGAAAGCCCGCGTTCATCATCTCTGTATCGTCGATGACAAACAGCAGCAAGGGTTTGGCCGTCAGTTGTTGCTTGAAGTGGAACGTCGCGCACTCGAACAGGACATACATAAAATCGATCTCGACTACTGGATGAGCAACGATGGGGTCGATGTCTTCTACGAACGGCTCGGCTTTGAAAAGATGCGCCAAGTCGTCGCAAAATCGTTTAATTAA
- a CDS encoding NUDIX domain-containing protein gives MTRQKNIVYNVLLNETRDQVLMVKNIGPSYSYYTLPGGTVEAGETLPEAAVREAKEETGYDVAVGELLHVSEAFFPQVDEHCLFFFFQSEIRGGEIGTIFPDEIEEISWVTIADAVQFMNLSKEYEQILTTQQTVPYVFNGQITH, from the coding sequence ATGACACGCCAAAAGAATATCGTCTATAACGTCTTATTAAACGAGACACGGGATCAGGTCCTGATGGTCAAAAATATCGGACCGTCTTATTCGTATTACACGTTGCCCGGGGGAACAGTCGAAGCGGGGGAGACGTTACCGGAAGCAGCCGTCCGGGAAGCGAAGGAAGAAACCGGATATGACGTTGCGGTCGGGGAACTGTTACACGTCAGCGAAGCGTTTTTTCCGCAAGTCGATGAACATTGTCTGTTCTTCTTTTTCCAGTCGGAGATTCGCGGGGGCGAAATTGGCACGATTTTTCCGGATGAAATCGAAGAGATTTCGTGGGTGACGATTGCCGACGCCGTTCAGTTCATGAATCTGTCGAAAGAATACGAACAGATTCTGACGACGCAACAGACGGTCCCGTACGTCTTCAATGGACAAATCACACACTGA
- a CDS encoding GNAT family N-acetyltransferase: MIHLEPATDSDALALFELQVSAFSPLLKKYQDYDTNPANETIDRVYARIHHPTSTFLKIIADGQLVGAICIRWKEDVHFRISPLFLAPEAQGNGFAKQAMLLAEARYPRAKTWELSSLLEETKTCLLYEKMGYVETGVRKPLNDKATLIHYQKVMA; this comes from the coding sequence ATGATTCATTTGGAACCGGCAACCGACAGCGATGCTCTTGCTTTATTTGAACTGCAAGTCTCAGCGTTCAGTCCCTTGCTTAAGAAATATCAAGATTACGACACGAACCCTGCCAATGAAACGATTGACCGGGTCTACGCACGGATTCATCATCCGACGAGCACGTTCCTAAAAATCATCGCGGACGGACAGCTCGTTGGCGCAATCTGTATTCGCTGGAAAGAAGACGTCCATTTCCGGATCAGTCCGCTGTTTCTGGCACCGGAGGCCCAAGGTAACGGATTTGCCAAACAAGCCATGCTGCTCGCGGAAGCCCGTTATCCGCGGGCTAAGACATGGGAACTGTCCAGTCTGCTTGAAGAGACGAAGACGTGTTTATTGTACGAAAAGATGGGTTACGTCGAAACCGGTGTCCGGAAACCGCTGAACGACAAAGCAACGCTGATCCATTATCAAAAAGTCATGGCATGA
- a CDS encoding GNAT family N-acetyltransferase, with protein MRIQLKACTAGDTDELYAFECDNRRYFEQSIPSRGDDYYVPDIFRERHAALLQEQKDGSSVFFLIKNETGSILGRINLVDRSPIDKSAQLGYRIGQLHTGKGIAKEAVRLLLKHCQKLEIDKVEAKTTDGNLASQKVLTHSGFRRVNKEEEVVLHGQRMRLIHYIWAR; from the coding sequence ATGAGAATTCAGTTAAAAGCTTGTACAGCAGGCGATACCGATGAGTTATACGCATTTGAATGTGACAACCGGCGTTATTTCGAGCAGTCGATTCCGTCACGTGGAGATGACTACTATGTGCCTGACATTTTTCGGGAACGGCATGCGGCTCTCTTGCAGGAGCAAAAGGACGGTAGTTCCGTCTTTTTCTTGATCAAGAACGAAACTGGTTCGATTCTTGGCCGAATCAATCTTGTTGACCGGAGTCCGATCGATAAAAGTGCGCAACTCGGTTACCGGATTGGGCAATTACATACTGGAAAAGGGATTGCGAAAGAGGCGGTTCGATTATTGCTTAAGCACTGTCAGAAGCTTGAAATCGATAAAGTCGAAGCAAAAACGACGGACGGGAACTTAGCCTCGCAAAAAGTCTTGACGCATAGCGGATTCCGACGAGTAAATAAAGAAGAAGAAGTGGTGTTACACGGTCAACGGATGAGGCTGATTCATTATATTTGGGCGCGGTAA
- a CDS encoding MFS transporter, with the protein MFIKRNHHNLATHNVRVFYFITLFGTINLLDPVITLFYFQRGLSASDILIILFMYCAATLVSEIPTGAFADRFGPKASFLTGSLISIFSTSLLLIADDLWWFSIQGLLWGLSTSFFSGSGDALIYESLKESGQEKTMSQVMAKISSVMFSVTIFTSLIGAYLVRDLAESQFQFLILIGILFKIIEFLLIFSLINPKSFDQFRDNPYTHVKNGWQIIRKSPDLIKVFLNFTIVLIPSVVIFGKFEQPYVTGAGLPVAWLGVLYASAALLSMLITRHLAWLLLQFKRTTLMQLSGVVTLLAVSLASFLFDSLWIALVLFFVLRMLRSIRQPLYSGIINEHIPSGSRATTLSLLNLVDSAFDLIILGTMSFVATLGLPAIFIGCALIIGVGLLFPVREAKYVQEQEGRHIV; encoded by the coding sequence ATGTTCATCAAACGAAATCATCATAATCTAGCTACCCATAATGTTCGTGTGTTTTATTTCATCACCTTGTTCGGCACGATCAATCTCCTCGATCCGGTCATCACCTTATTTTATTTCCAGCGCGGCTTGTCGGCATCAGACATTCTGATCATCCTCTTCATGTATTGTGCCGCCACGTTAGTATCGGAAATCCCGACCGGTGCCTTTGCCGACCGCTTCGGACCAAAAGCGTCGTTTTTAACCGGCAGCCTGATCAGTATTTTCTCAACCAGTCTGTTGCTGATTGCGGATGACCTTTGGTGGTTTTCGATTCAGGGACTGCTGTGGGGATTATCAACGTCCTTCTTTTCCGGTTCAGGCGATGCCCTGATTTACGAATCCTTAAAGGAAAGTGGTCAAGAAAAGACGATGAGTCAGGTCATGGCAAAGATCTCGTCTGTCATGTTCTCCGTCACGATTTTCACCAGCCTGATTGGCGCCTATCTCGTCCGCGATTTGGCGGAAAGCCAGTTCCAATTTCTGATACTCATCGGAATTCTCTTCAAAATCATCGAATTCTTGTTGATCTTCAGTCTGATCAACCCTAAATCATTTGATCAGTTCCGGGACAACCCGTATACCCATGTCAAAAACGGTTGGCAGATTATCCGTAAGTCCCCGGATTTGATTAAAGTCTTTCTCAACTTCACGATTGTGTTGATTCCGTCTGTCGTGATTTTCGGCAAATTTGAGCAACCGTACGTGACGGGAGCCGGACTTCCGGTTGCATGGCTCGGCGTTTTGTACGCAAGCGCCGCTCTACTCAGCATGCTGATCACCCGACATCTCGCCTGGCTGTTGCTCCAGTTTAAACGGACGACGTTGATGCAACTATCCGGCGTCGTCACACTGCTTGCTGTTTCACTGGCCAGTTTCCTGTTTGACAGCTTGTGGATTGCCTTAGTGCTCTTTTTTGTCCTGCGGATGCTTCGATCAATCCGCCAACCGCTTTATTCCGGTATCATCAACGAACACATCCCGTCCGGCAGCCGGGCGACGACGCTCTCGTTGCTCAATCTCGTCGATTCCGCGTTCGACTTAATCATTCTCGGAACGATGTCGTTTGTTGCGACCCTCGGATTACCGGCCATCTTTATCGGATGCGCGCTGATTATCGGAGTCGGTCTGTTGTTTCCGGTGCGGGAAGCGAAATATGTACAGGAGCAAGAAGGGAGACATATCGTATGA